A region of Podospora pseudocomata strain CBS 415.72m mitochondrion, complete sequence, whole genome shotgun sequence DNA encodes the following proteins:
- the nad4 gene encoding NADH dehydrogenase subunit 4: MSGLLYALLIIPMIGIFFILSFDSYNFNITSNNSNSGSFSEAGAGKNSGGELLKVLVINNELNFYKKIAFITTIMNLIVSLIIYILFDFSTNQFQFVQDDLELSVYNIYLGVDGLSIYFVLLTTIIMPIALISNWNSITHNIKAYLIIILLLETLLLAVFLVLDVLLFYIFFESILPPLFILIGLFGSSNKVRASFYIFLYTLLGSLFLLLSILTMSSLIGTTYLDVLSKSNFEYTTQIFLFLGVFIAFAVKTPTVFLNSWLLKAHVESPLGGSIVLAGIVLKLSLYGIFRLILPLLPKISLNYTSIIFSIGIITIIYASFSTLRTIDIKELIAYSSVSHAAVYLIGVFSNIIQGIEGGILLGLGHGFVSSGLFICAGGVLYDRSGTRIISYYRGTAQVMPLFSILFFILCLGNCGAPLTLNFVGEFMSLYGTFERLPLLGLFSSSSMIFSAAYTIYMYNRIAFGGSFSKFFEENIGDVTKREFFLLFTLIIFTIMFGIYPSFILDGLHYNVTSLLFGV; the protein is encoded by the coding sequence ATGTCAGGATTGTTATATGCTCTATTAATTATACCTATGATAGGTATTTTTTTTATTTTAAGTTTTGATAGTTATAATTTTAATATTACTAGTAATAACAGTAATAGTGGGAGTTTTAGTGAAGCCGGAGCTGGTAAGAATAGTGGAGGAGAATTATTAAAAGTCCTCGTAATAAATAATGAATTAAATTTTTATAAAAAAATTGCTTTTATAACTACAATTATGAATTTAATTGTATCATTAATAATTTATATCTTGTTTGATTTTAGTACTAATCAATTTCAATTTGTACAAGATGATTTGGAATTAAGTGTTTATAATATATATTTAGGGGTGGATGGTCTTTCAATATATTTTGTATTATTAACAACTATAATAATGCCTATAGCATTAATATCAAATTGAAATTCAATAACACATAATATTAAGGCATATTTAATAATAATATTATTGCTGGAAACTCTTTTATTGGCCGTATTTTTAGTATTAGATGTGTTATTATTTTATATATTTTTTGAAAGTATATTACCGCCTTTATTTATATTAATAGGTTTATTTGGATCAAGTAATAAAGTAAGAGCTAGTTTTTATATTTTTTTATATACATTGTTAGGATCATTATTTTTATTATTATCTATTTTAACTATGTCTTCTTTAATTGGTACAACATATTTGGATGTTTTATCAAAAAGTAATTTTGAATATACAACTCAAATATTTTTATTTTTAGGAGTATTTATAGCTTTTGCTGTAAAAACTCCTACAGTTTTCTTAAATAGTTGATTATTAAAAGCTCATGTAGAATCGCCCTTAGGTGGAAGTATAGTACTTGCAGGTATTGTATTAAAATTAAGTTTATATGGTATATTTAGACTAATCCTACCTTTATTACCTAAAATATCTTTAAATTATACTTCTATAATTTTTAGTATAGGTATTATTACAATAATTTATGCCAGTTTTAGTACATTACGAACTATAGATATAAAAGAACTAATTGCTTATAGCTCAGTATCTCATGCTGCAGTTTATTTAATAGGTGTATTCAGTAATATTATTCAAGGGATTGAAGGTGGTATACTTTTAGGTTTAGGACATGGATTTGTGTCAAGTGGGCTATTTATATGTGCAGGAGGTGTATTGTATGATAGATCTGGTACCAGAATAATATCTTACTATAGAGGAACTGCTCAAGTAATGCCATTGTTCTCCATACTTTTTTTCATTTTATGTTTAGGTAATTGTGGTGCACCTTTAACTTTAAATTTTGTAGGGGAATTTATGTCTTTATATGGAACTTTTGAAAGATTACCTTTATTAGGTCTATTTTCTAGTTCTTCTATGATATTCTCGGCCGCTTACACTATATATATGTATAACCGTATAGCTTTCGGTGGTTCATTTAGTAAATTCTTTGAAGAAAATATTGGTGATGTAACTAAAAGAGAATTCTTTTTATTATTTACTTTAATAATATTTACTATTATGTTTGGAATATACCCATCCTTTATTTTAGATGGCTTACATTATAATGTAACAAGTTTATTGTTTGGTGTTTAG
- the cox2 gene encoding cytochrome c oxidase subunit 2 has product MFFLINKLVMNFDAPSPWGIYFQDSATPQMEGLNELHDNIMYYLVVILFAVGWILLSIVINYVSTKSPISHKYLNHGTLIELIWTITPAVILILIAFPSFKLLYLMDEVSDPSMSVLAEGHQWYWSYQYPDFLDSNDQFIEFDSYIVPESDLDEGGLRMLEVDNRVVLPELTHVRFIITAGDVIHSFAAPALGIKCDAYPGRLNQVSVFINREGVFYGQCSEICGILHSSMPIVIESVSLEKFLIWLKEQ; this is encoded by the exons ATGTTTTTTTTAATTAATAAATTAGTTATGAATTTTGATGCTCCCAGTCCTTGAGGTATATATTTTCAAGATAGTGCTACTCCTCAGATGGAAGGGTTAAATGAATTACACGATAATATAATGTATTATTTAGTAGTTATATTATTTGCTGTAGGATGAATTTTATTATCTATAGTTATAAACTATGTTAGTACAAAATCACCAATTTCACATAAATATTTAAATCACGGT ACATTAATCGAATTAATATGAACTATTACTCCAGCAGTAATATTAATATTAATTGCTTTTCCTTCTTTTAAATTATTATATTTAATGGATGAAGTTAGTGATCCTTCAATGTCAGTTTTAGCAGAGGGTCACCAATGATATTGAAGTTACCAATATCCTGATTTTTTAGATTCTAATGATCAATTCATAGAATTTGATTCATATATAGTACCAGAATCTGATTTAGATGAAGGAGGATTAAGAATGTTAGAAGTGGATAATAGAGTTGTTCTTCCTGAATTAACACATGTTAGATTTATTATAACAGCAGGTGATGTTATACATTCTTTTGCTGCTCCTGCTTTAGGTATAAAATGTGATGCATACCCTGGAAGATTAAATCAAGTATCTGTTTTTATTAATAGAGAAGGAGTATTCTACGGTCAATGTTCAGAAATATGTGGAATATTACACAGCTCTATGCCTATAGTAATAGAATCGGTATCTTTAGAAAAATTCCTTATTTGATTAAAAGAACAATAG
- the nad5 gene encoding NADH dehydrogenase subunit 5, producing MYLSIIILPLLGCIVSGFLGRKVGVKGAQLITCSNVVITTILSILAFIEVGFNNIPVTINLFRWIDSEWFNIIWGFQFDSLTVSMLIPVLIISSLVHIYSISYMSSDPHNQRFFSYLSLFTFMMIILVTANNYLLMFVGWEGVGVCSYLLVSFWFTRIAANQSSISAFLANRVGDCFLTIGMFAILWSLGNLDYSTVFSLAPYINSKVVLIIGICLLIGAMAKSSQVGLHVWLPMAMEGPTPVSALIHAATMVTAGVYLLMRSSPLIEYNSTVLLLCLWLGAITTVFSSLIGLFQQDIKKVIAYSTMSQLGMMVIAIGLSSYNVALFHLINHAFYKALLFLGAGSVIHAVADNQDFRKYGGLINFLPLTYSVMLIASLSLVAFPFMTGFYSKDFILESAYGQFSFSGVAVYIIATIGAIFTTLYSVKVLYLTFISTPSAPLHTYKGAHEGDLFLTLPLIILAIFSIFFGFFTKDIFIGLGSSFFADNSLFIHPTHEITIDTEFGVPVFWKLLPFVFTVSFSIVSLVLSEYLPELVINFKLSRLGYNIFGFFNQRFLIELFYNKYITNLILDLGGQMTKILDKGSIELFGPFGLEKGLVNFSKNISSLSTSHVTTYALYILVAFILYLLYNYLSFNFLPFLIAGLTILTTI from the exons ATGTATTTAAGTATAATAATCTTACCTTTATTAGGATGTATAGTATCTGGCTTTTTAGGTAGAAAAGTTGGGGTTAAAGGTGCACAACTAATTACATGTTCAAATGTAGTAATTACTACAATATTATCAATATTAGCTTTTATTGAAGTAGGTTTTAATAATATTCCTGTTACTATAAATTTATTTAGATGAATAGATAGTGAATGGTTTAATATCATTTGAGGTTTCCAATTTGATAGTTTAACAGT TTCAATGTTAATTCCTGTATTGATAATAAGTTCTTTAGTTCACATATATTCAATTTCGTACATGAGTAGTGATCCT CATAATCAAAGGTTTTTTAGTTATTTAAGCTTATTTACATTTATGATGATAATACTTGTAACAGCTAATAATTATTTATTAATGTTTGTAGGATGAGAAGGTGTAGGAGTTTGTTCATATCTATTAGTTAGTTTTTGATTTACTAGAATAGCAGCTAATCAAAGTTCTATATCTGCCTTCTTAGCTAATAGAGTAGGGGATTGTTTTTTAACAATTGGTATGTTTGCTATATTATGATCTTTAGGT AATTTAGATTATAGTACAGTATTTTCATTAGCCCCTTATATTAACAGTAAAGTAGTTCTTATTATAGGTATATGTTTATTAATTGGTGCTATGGCTAAAAGT TCTCAAGTAGGTTTACATGTATGATTACCTATGGCGATGGAAGGTCCTACTCCTGTATCAGCATTAATACATGCAGCTACTATGGTAACTGCAGGTGTATATTTACTAATGCGTAGTTCACCATTAATTGAATATAACAGTACAGTTTTATTATTATGTTTATGATTAGGTGCGATAACTACTGTATTTAGTTCTCTTATAGGTCTGTTCCAACAAGATATAAAAAAAGTTATAGCTTATTCCACAATGAGTCAATTGGGAATGATGGTTATAGCTATAGGTTTATCATCTTACAATGTAGCTTTATTCCACTTAATAAATCATGCATTTTATAAAGCGCTATTGTTTTTAGGAGCAGGTAGTGTTATACACGCTGTAGCTGATAACCAAGATTTTAGAAAGTATGGTGGATTAATAAATTTTCTACCTTTAACATACTCTGTTATGTTAATAGCGAGTTTAAGTTTAGTTGCTTTCCCTTTCATGACAGGTTTTTATAGTAAAGATTTTATTTTAGAATCTGCTTATGGACAATTTAGTTTTTCAGGTGTAGCTGTATATATAATAGCTACTATAGGTGCAATATTTACAACGCTATATTCTGTTAAAGTTTTATACTTAACTTTTATTTCTACACCTAGCGCACCTTTACATACTTATAAAGGTGCTCATGAAGGTGATTTATTCCTTACTTTACCCTTAATAATTTTAGCTATATTTTCTATATTTTTCGGATTTTTTACTAAAGATATATTCATTGGCCTTGGTTCTAGCTTCTTTGCTGATAATAGTTTATTTATTCACCCAACTCATGAAATCACTATCGATACTGAATTTGGAGTTCCTGTATTTTGAAAATTACTTCCTTTTGTATTTACAGTTTCATTTAGTATTGTAAGTTTAGTGTTATCTGAGTATTTACCAGAATTAGTAATAAATTTTAAATTAAGTAGATTAGGTTATAATATTTTTGGTTTCTTCAATCAACGTTTTTTGATTGAATTATTTTATAATAAATATATCACAAATTTAATTTTAGATTTAGGGGGACAAATGACTAAGATATTAGATAAAGGTAGTATAGAACTATTTGGGCCTTTTGGCTTAGAAAAAGGGTTAGTTAATTTTAGTAAAAATATATCATCTCTAAGTACAAGTCATGTAACGACTTATGCATTATATATCTTAGTAGCTTTTATTTTATATTTACTTTATAATTATTTATCTTTTAATTTTTTGCCTTTTCTTATAGCTGGACTCACTATACTAACAACGATATAA
- the nad4L gene encoding NADH dehydrogenase subunit 4L translates to MNITLILFLIGILGFVLNRKNIILMLISIEIMLLAITFLILVSSLNMDDIIGQTYAIYIIVVAGAESAIGLGILVAFYRLRGSIAIEYK, encoded by the exons ATGAATATTACCTTAATACTTTTTTTAATAGGAATTTTAGGATTCGTATTAAATAGAAAAAATATTATATTAATGCTTATTTCAATTGAAATAATGCTATTAGCTATAACATTCCTAATATTGGTAAGTTCACTTAATATGGATGATATAATCGGTCAAACTTATGCTATTTATATAATAGTTGTTGCAGGTGCAGAATCTGCTATAGGTTTGGGTATTTTAGTTGCTTTCTATAGATT AAGAGGAAGTATAGCAATAGAATATAAATAA